TTACAATACTACAAACGCTGATTTGGGTTGCGAAAACGGAAACAGGTGATTTAAACGAGCTTAATGTGTCCGGTGGGGGTCAATTATTACTTGATAAAATTCGTAAAACCGCGCTACCAAAAACGACAATGCCCTTGTATGATTTTTATTCACGTGCTATTCAAAATAGCAGACAGGCGGACATTGTTGTGACAAATCATGCGATGCTACTAAGTGATTTAGTGCGCCATGAGCAAATTTTCAACTCGTTTGGTGGTTTTATCATTGATGAAGCACATCAATTTATTCAAGCGGCTATTAATCAGGACGAAAAAATCTTCTCTTATACGAACTGGAAGTATTTATTTGGCCAAATTGGCAATTATGAAGACGAGGGACTCTACTATAAATTATGTAAAGTGGCTTATAAAAAGCATATAACAAACCAGCAAACGCTGAAGCAAGTAGAAAAGCGATTTAAACAGATGGTGCAAGGTTTTGATGAAGCAATCGCACTCCTTTATAACGATGTGAAAAAGCATCCGAAAAATGCGATGAAGCAGCAGAAAATGTCATTGTTTTTAACGGAATTAGCATTGCCACAAGAGGCTTTTGAAAAAGTCGCGTCACTGGTTCAGCAGTGGCTCGATGCAGCGAAATCACTCCATGCGCAGTTTTTACATGACGTCAATGAACTAGCGCCGGAACATCACTATTTACTAGAGCAATGGCAGTACTGGATGGACGAATTTACAATTAAATTATCAGAGTGGGATGATGTGTTCTTGCGTCATGAGGATCATTATTCGTGCTGGCTAGAGCTAGATAAACGGAGCTTACCAGGCAGTATTCAACTGTTTAAAAAGCCTGTTGATGTGACCGAAATGATTGGGAAATTATTCGCGCCAATTCGTGAAAAAAATGCGGTTATTTGGACATCGGGAACGTTAACGGTTCCAAATAATGAACGCTTTATTACGAACCAATTAGGGATAGACGCGTCTATAGCTATTGAAAAATTACAAGCGGATCCAAGCTATTATGCTGGAGCACAAGTATATATTGTCGAGGATATGCCAGATATTCAAACGGTTTCACAGTCGGATTATATTGAAGAGGTGGCAAATGCGATTACCCATGCCGTTCGTATGACTGAGGGACGCTCTTTTGTGTTGTTTACATCACAAGAAATGCTGCGTCAAACGGTGGATTTAATTAATGAAAGTGAATTGTTAAGCGAGTATATGCTGTTTGCACAAGGTGTGACAGGCGGTAGCCGTATGCGCCTATTAAAGTCCTTCCAGAAGTTTAACCATTCTGTGTTATTTGGGACGAATAGTTTCTGGGAAGGTGTGGATGTACCTGGCGACGGGCTAGCAACGGTTATTGTTGTGCGCTTACCGTTTTCCGCACCAGAAGAGCCATCGTTTAAGGCACGTTCGGAGCATTTACAAAAACAAGGCATGAACGCATTTGCGGAACTTGCCTTACCTGAAGCGGTACTGAGATTTAAACAAGGCTTTGGTCGCTTAATTCGCTCGAGCCAAGATCGGGGAGCATTTATTGTGCTCGATCGCCGGATTGAAACAAAATCGTATGGTGAGCAGTTTATCGAGTCATTACCGCCAATATCAATACAAAAACTGCCACTTCACAGTATGGTACAACAGCTTGGAAATTGGTATAATGAAAGATGATGAGGAAGGAAAGCAGGGCGACAATTATGAAACAAAACCATCTACAATGTACAGAACGTTTTTCTGTACGACAAAATCAATTGAAATGTAAGGTGCAGTCATGAAAAACTGGATTATCTTTTCGGTTGTCTTTATTTTATCTTTGTCACTTGTGATTACCGTGTTAGTAGTGTGGAAAGCAAATGCACCGTTTTCTGACATCGAGCAAAAAGCGGAGGCATTTGCTCTTGATACGAAGGCACTTGCTGTCGTTGAGGATTCTTACGTATATAACGGCAATAAGCCGTATGTAACGGTCTTTGGCGTAGATGAATACGGTAAAGAAAAAGCAATTTTTGTCCCGATGAGTTTAGATGAGAATTCAATGCAGGAAGTATTTTTAGCAGAGGGCATTACAAAAGAAGATGCATTAGAGCGCTTCCGTAATGAAACTGCTGTAAAAGAAATTCTTCATACAAAATTAGGCTTTGAGCAAGCCGGTGCCGTATGGGAAATTACGTACATTTCGACATCGGGTAGCTTGAATTATGTCTACTTAATGCATGAGGACGGACAATGGTGGAAACGCATATTGAATTTGTAGAGGAGAAATGACCATGAAACAATTGTTAGCAAACCGTGTAAAAACATTAACACCATCAACAACTTTAGCGATTACAGCTAAAGCGAAAGAGCTGAAAGAGCAAGGGATTGATGTGATCGGTCTTGGAGCTGGCGAACCAGACTTCAACACACCAGAAAACATTTTAAATGCCGCTAAAAAGTCAATGGATGCAGGTCTTACAAAGTATACGCCAGCAGGTGGTTTACCGGTATTAAAGAAAGCAATCATTGATAAGTTGGCGCGCGACAACAACCTTACATATCAAGCAAATGAAATTTTAGTTGGTGTTGGTGCAAAGCATGTACTGTATACATTGTTCCAAGTGATTTTAGATGAGGGCGATGAAGTAATCATCCCAATTCCATACTGGGTGTCTTACCCAGAGCAAGTGAAGTTAGCGGGCGGTGTACCAGTTCATGTAGAAGGTACAGCAGAGCAAGGCTACAAAATTACAGCTGCTCAGTTACGTGATGCGGTTACAGAGAAAACGAAAGCGGTTATTATTAACTCGCCTTCAAATCCATCTGGTATGATTTACTCAAAAGAAGAGTTAGCTGAATTAGCAGCAGTAGCAGAAGAAAAAGATATTTTAATCGTTTCAGATGAAATTTATGAAAAGCTTGTTTACAATGGAGTAGAACATTATTCAATTGCACAGCTTTCAGAAGAAGTTAAAGCGCGTACAATCGTTGTCAACGGTGTTGCAAAATCGCATTCAATGACAGGCTGGCGTATTGGTTACGCTGCTGGCGACAAAACAATCATCAATGCAATGACGGACTTAGCGTCTCACTCTACATCAAATGCAACAACGACAGCTCAACATGCAACAGTAGAAGCTTATAATGGCTCTCAAGAGGCAGTTGAAATGATGCGTCAAGCGTTTGAATCTCGTTTAGAGGCAATTTTCCCGAAATTAGCAGCGATTCCTGGTTTCAAAGTATTAAAGCCACAAGGGGCATTCTACTTATTACCGGACGTTTCAGAAGCGGCAGCAAAAACAGGTTACGCATCTGTAGATGATTTTGCAAGTGCATTATTAACAGAAGCAAACGTAGCAGTAATCCCAGGCTCAGGCTTTGGTGCACCTACCACAATGCGTTTATCGTATGCAACATCATTAGAATTATTAGAAGAAGCAGTAAATCGTATCGAAAACTTTGTGAAATCAAAGTGGCAAGATTAATTTAGCTGCGGCTTAAGTTTTGGAGGATCTTATGAAAAAAATTATGATTAAAGATATGCCTCAGCATATCGGTGAAACAGTCAAAATCGGTGCTTGGTTAGCAAACAAACGTGCTAGCGGTAAAATGGCATTCTTACAATTACGTGATGGCTCAGGCTTCGCGCAAGGCGTTGTTGTAAAAGAAGAAGTAGGCGAAGAACTATTTGCAGTAGCTAAAGGGATGACGCAAGAAACGTCAATGTACATTATTGGTGAAGTAAAAGTAGATGAGCGTAATTCATTCGGTGCCGAGTTAAACGTAACAGGTATCGAAGTAATTCACGCGGCAACAGACTTCCCAATCACACCAAAAGAACACGGTACAGAGTTCTTAATGGACAACCGTCATCTTTGGTTACGTTCTCGTAAACAACACGCAGTTATGAAAGTGCGTAACGAAATTATTCGTGCAACTTACGAATTCTTTAACGAAAACGGCTTCACAAAAATGGATCCACCAATTTTAACGGGTTCAGCGCCAGAAGGTACTTCAGAGCTATTCGCAACTAAATACTTTGATGAAGATGCTTACCTATCTCAATCAGGTCAGCTATACATGGAAGCTGCTGCAATGGCACAAGGCCGTGTATTCTCATTCGGTCCTACATTCCGTGCAGAAAAATCAAAAACACGTCGTCACTTAATCGAGTTTTGGATGATCGAGCCAGAAATGGCATTCGTAGAGTTTGAAGAAAACTTAGAAGTGCAAGAGCAATACGTGTCGCATTTAGTGCAATCTGTATTGAAAAACTGTAAATTAGATTTAGAGCGTTTAGGACGCGATACGTCTAAATTAGAGCAAATTCAAGCACCATTCCCACGTATTTCTTACGATGATGCGATCAAGTTCTTACACGAACAAGGTTTTGATGATATTCAGTGGGGCGATGACTTCGGTGCACCACACGAAACAGCAATTGCTAATCACTACGACAAGCCTGTATTCATTACATGCTACCCAGTAGGCATCAAGCCATTCTACATGCAACCACACCCAGAGCGTGATGATGTTGTATTATGTGCGGACTTAATCGCACCAGAAGGCTACGGCGAAATTATCGGTGGTTCTGAGCGTATTCATGATTATGATTTATTAAAATCACGTTTAGAAGAACACGGTCTTTCAATGGACGCTTATGCTTGGTACTTAGAATTACGTAAACAAGGTTCAGTACCTCACTCAGGCTTCGGTCTTGGTTTAGAACGTACAGTGGCTTGGATTTCAGGGACGGAACATATCCGTGAAACGATTCCATTCCCACGTTTATTAAAC
The sequence above is a segment of the Solibacillus sp. FSL H8-0523 genome. Coding sequences within it:
- a CDS encoding pyridoxal phosphate-dependent aminotransferase; amino-acid sequence: MKQLLANRVKTLTPSTTLAITAKAKELKEQGIDVIGLGAGEPDFNTPENILNAAKKSMDAGLTKYTPAGGLPVLKKAIIDKLARDNNLTYQANEILVGVGAKHVLYTLFQVILDEGDEVIIPIPYWVSYPEQVKLAGGVPVHVEGTAEQGYKITAAQLRDAVTEKTKAVIINSPSNPSGMIYSKEELAELAAVAEEKDILIVSDEIYEKLVYNGVEHYSIAQLSEEVKARTIVVNGVAKSHSMTGWRIGYAAGDKTIINAMTDLASHSTSNATTTAQHATVEAYNGSQEAVEMMRQAFESRLEAIFPKLAAIPGFKVLKPQGAFYLLPDVSEAAAKTGYASVDDFASALLTEANVAVIPGSGFGAPTTMRLSYATSLELLEEAVNRIENFVKSKWQD
- a CDS encoding DUF5590 domain-containing protein is translated as MKNWIIFSVVFILSLSLVITVLVVWKANAPFSDIEQKAEAFALDTKALAVVEDSYVYNGNKPYVTVFGVDEYGKEKAIFVPMSLDENSMQEVFLAEGITKEDALERFRNETAVKEILHTKLGFEQAGAVWEITYISTSGSLNYVYLMHEDGQWWKRILNL
- the asnS gene encoding asparagine--tRNA ligase, with product MKKIMIKDMPQHIGETVKIGAWLANKRASGKMAFLQLRDGSGFAQGVVVKEEVGEELFAVAKGMTQETSMYIIGEVKVDERNSFGAELNVTGIEVIHAATDFPITPKEHGTEFLMDNRHLWLRSRKQHAVMKVRNEIIRATYEFFNENGFTKMDPPILTGSAPEGTSELFATKYFDEDAYLSQSGQLYMEAAAMAQGRVFSFGPTFRAEKSKTRRHLIEFWMIEPEMAFVEFEENLEVQEQYVSHLVQSVLKNCKLDLERLGRDTSKLEQIQAPFPRISYDDAIKFLHEQGFDDIQWGDDFGAPHETAIANHYDKPVFITCYPVGIKPFYMQPHPERDDVVLCADLIAPEGYGEIIGGSERIHDYDLLKSRLEEHGLSMDAYAWYLELRKQGSVPHSGFGLGLERTVAWISGTEHIRETIPFPRLLNRLYP
- the dinG gene encoding ATP-dependent DNA helicase DinG, yielding MNESQKYAIVDIETTGHSPANGDRMIQIAIVIMQDWQVVKTYTKFIHPGKKIPLFIQDLTNITDDDVKDALPFEAYADYIYELLQDTVFVAHNTDFDLAFLQAEFTRAGLSKWHGKKMDTVELAKILFPMSLSYKLGDLASDLKIPLESAHRADDDALATAYLLKSCWEELLTLPLVTLEQLHKRSFRLRSNLAQLFFDALVLKRSKISIDIDHVFFNKLAIRKMAPTPKNGDEIVPYPQTTDDKLLLLQKAIPNFEVRPQQFKMMDSIYEKLNAKEEHVIEASTGIGKTLGYLVPAIFYAKQTNQKIGISTYTSHLLDQLLQNEIPVLEQMLGQRIKVALLKGMNHYVDLEKFEKQLKSLDESYDETFTILQTLIWVAKTETGDLNELNVSGGGQLLLDKIRKTALPKTTMPLYDFYSRAIQNSRQADIVVTNHAMLLSDLVRHEQIFNSFGGFIIDEAHQFIQAAINQDEKIFSYTNWKYLFGQIGNYEDEGLYYKLCKVAYKKHITNQQTLKQVEKRFKQMVQGFDEAIALLYNDVKKHPKNAMKQQKMSLFLTELALPQEAFEKVASLVQQWLDAAKSLHAQFLHDVNELAPEHHYLLEQWQYWMDEFTIKLSEWDDVFLRHEDHYSCWLELDKRSLPGSIQLFKKPVDVTEMIGKLFAPIREKNAVIWTSGTLTVPNNERFITNQLGIDASIAIEKLQADPSYYAGAQVYIVEDMPDIQTVSQSDYIEEVANAITHAVRMTEGRSFVLFTSQEMLRQTVDLINESELLSEYMLFAQGVTGGSRMRLLKSFQKFNHSVLFGTNSFWEGVDVPGDGLATVIVVRLPFSAPEEPSFKARSEHLQKQGMNAFAELALPEAVLRFKQGFGRLIRSSQDRGAFIVLDRRIETKSYGEQFIESLPPISIQKLPLHSMVQQLGNWYNER